A genomic region of Vitis vinifera cultivar Pinot Noir 40024 chromosome 7, ASM3070453v1 contains the following coding sequences:
- the LOC132254022 gene encoding protein FAR1-RELATED SEQUENCE 5-like encodes MDYVCFGDVLAFDTTYRTNSYKKPLVVLVGVNHHHQTVVFGSALLIDESVSTYEWVLETFLIAMMNRKPISVVTDGDKVMRKAIKKVLPHVCHCLCSWHLQRNAFTNVHIKDFTSIFARCMFMRGSAEEFEKVWHQMVENLGLNENRWVTEIYGKRKRWVEAYLRGKFFAGMRSTQRCESMNEYLNRFLKIRLRLYEFVQQFDRAILRIRQNEVKADFESNNSSPVLSTKLSILENHVVTVYTKESFLKFREEMKNAELFFMVGLVSDVSMRAYTLSKFRHPNLKWEVQFSPNIVTLKCSCMMYESIGIPCCHMVVVMKMEHLEEIPHSCILKRWTKLAKMYTRSAPENQTDNDMDQFVRYGSLSSMCNKLSYYAFDTSSSFLEAKNEIENLTVRMEELYNSNLKGKKVAGDGATSLNQVRDPNIVKTKGNPGKVATNFQKGR; translated from the coding sequence ATGGATTATGTGTGTTTTGGGGATGTCCTAGCATTTGATACAACGTATAGgacaaattcttataaaaagccTCTAGTAGTGTTGGTTGGTGTTAATCATCACCACCAAACTGTGGTCTTTGGTAGTGCGTTACTGATAGATGAAAGTGTTAGTACATATGAATGGGTGTTGGAGACATTTCTTATTGCAATGATGAATAGGAAACCCATATCTGTAGTAACTGATGGAGATAAAGTTATGCGTAAGGCAATTAAAAAAGTACTACCCCATGTGTGTCATTGCCTGTGTTCATGGCATTTGCAACGAAATGCATTCACGAATGTGCATATTAAGGACTTCACAAGCATCTTTGCAAGGTGCATGTTCATGCGTGGGAGTGCGGAAGAATTTGAAAAGGTTTGGCATCAAATGGTTGAAAATTTGGGTCTTAATGAGAATCGTTGGGTCACCGAGATTTATGGGAAACGTAAACGATGGGTTGAGGCGTATTTACGTGGAAAATTCTTTGCAGGGATGAGAAGTACACAAAGGTGTGAGAGTATGaatgaatatttaaatagaTTCTTAAAAATTCGTTTGCGACTGTATGAGTTTGTACAACAATTTGATAGGGCGATATTGAGAATACGGCAAAACGAGGTAAAGGCAGACTTCGAGTCAAACAATTCTTCACCCGTGCTTTCAACCAAGCTATCCATACTTGAAAATCATGTTGTGACGGTATACACGAAAGAATCCTTCCTTAAATTTCGGGAGGAGATGAAGAATGCAGAGTTATTCTTTATGGTAGGCCTTGTAAGTGATGTTTCAATGCGGGCATACACATTATCTAAGTTTAGACACCCGAACTTAAAATGGGAAGTCCAATTTTCCCCGAATattgtaacattaaaatgctcGTGCATGATGTATGAGTCAATTGGCATCCCTTGTTGCCACATGGTTGTTGTTATGAAGATGGAACATTTGGAAGAGATTCCTCACTCATGTATTTTGAAGAGGTGGACAAAGTTAGCAAAGATGTATACAAGATCAGCACCAGAGAATCAGACGGATAACGACATGGATCAGTTTGTACGATATGGTTCATTGAGTTCGATGTGCAACAAGCTCTCTTACTATGCGTTTGATACGTCATCTTCATTTCTAGAAgcgaaaaatgaaatagaaaatttgaCGGTGAGAATGGAGGAACTCTATAACAGTAATTTGAAAGGGAAGAAAGTAGCGGGAGATGGAGCAACAAGTCTAAACCAAGTTCGTGATCCAAATATTGTGAAGACCAAAGGAAATCCAGGCAAAGTtgcaacaaattttcaaaaaggaaGATGA